GCTGTCATTACGGCAACAGATCCCTTGCCTTTTGAGCCTGCAATGTGTACGGTCTTAAAATCATCCTGAGGATTACCAAGTTTCTCACAGATATATTTCATCGTATCAAGCCAGAAAATGTTTTTTACAGGAGTTTTCTCAAAGTTCAGGTAGCTGTCAAGCCAGTTAAAAAATGTTTCAAGTGTCTTTTTCATTTTTTCAGTCCGTTGTATGTTGTCTGACTGATTCTATAGCTGTAGTTAAAAATTGAAAAGTACTTCTGTTTTTCGGTGCTGTATGCTGTAAATGAAGGCCTTATAAGATACGTATCGTCCTGTTTTGTTATATAAAGTGTTGTCATGTTTCCGTTTTCTGCTGTATATCTTAAAATACTATCCGGATTCTGTTCTTTTGAAGAAAAGTCAGCTTCAGTAAGCCGGCCCCTTCTTAACGAACGTTCGCTTTCTTCCTGATTACCGGTAATAAATACTGGCTGTATATACGGATCGCACCAGAACGAACGGTCGGTAGTTAAATATGTGCCGGGAACTGCTGCATCGTATATTTTATCCTGGTTTTCCATTTTGAAAGGAATTTTCTGTTTGAATGTATCTTCTTTACCGAAGGTAATGTAAGTCAGAATGTTTCCGTTTTGTTTTGCCTGCAGGCAGATTCCTTCATCAGAAGAAATTCCGTATGCAGAATGAAATTCTCTTGATGAGGTAAGCAGTGTAATTTTTTTTATTTCAGAAAGATCTTCAATTAAAAGTGACAGTCTTTCCATGTCACAGGGAAAAACTTCCTTTTCTTTTTCAATGTCATTTTTTTCATTAACAGTACCATACCAGAATATGTCATTCTTTTTCAGGCTGATGCTTTCTCCTGTACTCAGATCAGTTATCTGGAACTCATCAATCTGCGAAAGATACTTTGTATTAAGTATTACAGAATCTTTTGACTTTGGTGAATTTTTTTTTGGAAGTAATGATATCACTCCCGCAATGATTGCCAGAAGAATAAAGTCAATAACATAAAAAATAATTATTCCTTTTTTAGTACTGATTTTTTTCATAAAATCTTCTCCTTCTGTAGAATCTTACTGCACAGTATGCTGCTATGTTTAAAATGACCGGTAATATTATTATGAGTGTATAGACTCTGTTTTTTGATTCAGATCTGTTTTCATTCTGCATTTTATTCAGAGTATTAGTTTGTGTGAATTTATATTTTAACTCTGAGAGTTCTTCCCTTCCGGTCAGTTTTAATATGGAATCAGATAAAAAATTCAGAGTACGGAAATCAGGAACGGAACTGGAGATGACATTGAGGATCTGTGTGTTGAATCCATATTGATCACCGTAAACAATCAGGTCAGGAACTTTTTTATTGGTTTTAGTAATCACTGCAGAGGTTACGGCAGTAAAATATTTTTCATCAGGTGTATATCGCGCAGACGTACTCGTCGTATATTTTCCGTCATAAGGTTTTAAATGCCATGACTTCTCAGATGTGTAAAGATATGGTTCTGCCCTATAGTTTTCCAGTTCTGAAACTTCTTCATCAATAACGATTCCTGACGGCCAGAATTGAATAAGTCCAAGAGGTGCATTTTTCTGTCTGCTTAATTCTGGCCAGAGGGGGTATCTTAATGATTTGCTGTTAATTGCATTGAGAGATGTTTCTGCCTGCCCTGCAGAAGAAATCTTGAGGCTCTGCTCATCACAGACCGGATCTTCATCCAGGTAAATACCGAAGGTAAAAAGCATCCGCTTAAAATATTCATTGCCTTTTATTATTTCCCATCCGTCAAGAATGTTTACTGTATAGTTTTGTGTTGCAATGAATGCTTTACCACCGGAAAGAATGTATCTTTCTAAAGCATCTGTTTCTTCTTTTGAAAATTCTGATGTTCCCATTATTATCAGGGGAGCTTCCGGTATGTTTCCAGAATTAAGAATATCTGTTATAAGAGGCTGAGTTTCCCTGTCTGAGACAGCAGATGAAATGTAAAATTCTACAGGTGTAAATCCCTGGTTTATAAGATATGACATCATGTATGAATAATCCTGATCAAGTCTTGCTCCGTTTCCGCAGACAATCATTACATAGTCAGTTTTTCTTTCCGTCAGGTTTGCTGTATATCTGGTAAGATTGTATTCAAGAGAAGATGGATCCAAAAGATAAGGAATTATGCTTCTGTCTGCACCGTAATCCATGACTATTGCTGAATAGACAGTCGTAAAACTTTCTGATTCTGATGTTGTTGTTTCTATCTGCTGAGCAGGAATGCCTTCAGTCTCAAGAAGTTTTTTTGTCTTAGTGTCAGAGGCTTCCTTTATTTCCAGTGAAATGTTTGAGTTTAAGGAAGCCCACTGGCGTAAAAGATATTCGGTATCTTTTAAGGTCGGATATCTGTCTAAAAGTGTCTGGCTTCTGTAGTATGTTACGGACAGCGGTTGAGAAACTGACTCTGCTGTATTTTCAGTTAATTCTGAAAAGGTATATTTTTTTGAAGATGTAAAGTCAAAGCGGTGAATCAGAATTATACTGAGAATAAGTAAAAGTACTGCGGTGATTATTGTGACTGCAGTTTTATGAAAGAGGTATCTGTCAGAAGGCTCCCTTTTTCGTTCCATAATGACTGAGGTCAGAACTGTAAAAGCTCCGGCTGTGATCAGAAAAAATGATATGTCTGAAGTATCAGCAATCCCCTTTCCTGCTGCATCAAAATGCCATGCAAACGAAAAATAATTAAGTGCTGAATATGAGAAAATGAAATCTGTGTATTGAGGCAGAATGTGAATTATATTTGTTATTATGAGTATCAGTGAGGATACTGTAAATGAAACAGATGCCCGTGAAAAAAAAACTGAAGTAAATACGGTGAATGAAAAGCATGCGGTACTGTATAAAAGCATTATAATCATGCTGCAAATAAACGAATTCAAATCAGGAGTACCGAATAAAAAAACACAGAAAGGTATCAGCATTGCCTGCAGGAGGGTAAAAAGATATGCTGCCACACATGAGATTATTTTAGCGGCAGTAACTTTAAGTGATGAAAAAGGAAGCCTGTAATCATCTTTTGAGAAAGCTGCATATGATGTACACAGTGGAAAATAAAGAATGTTCAGTGTTGAAAGCGCAAGAAAGAATCCCTGAAGATCAGAGGTTCCGGCAGGAGTAAAAAAACGGGAGCTTATAAAAAAATAAAGTCCTGAAGAAATAACATAGACTGCCGTAATGAAAAAATATGCGGGAGAAATCAGGAATTTGAAAACATGATATTTTATCAGGCTGATCATTTTATAGTTCTTCTCCCACTGTTTTTATAAATGCATTTTCCAGTGAATCAGTTCCGGTTTGTTCCTGCAGTTCTTTTTGCGTTCCGTTGGCTGCAATAAGTCCGTCTTTCATTATATAAATCCTGTCACATAAAAAGGCTGCTTCTTCTATACTGTGAGTTGAAATTATAATTGTTTTACCGGCAGAAAGTTTTTTTATTTCCATTCTTAATTTTTTTGTCTGAACAGGATCCAGACCTCCTGAAAATTCATCAAGGACAAGAACGGAAGGATCTGTACATAAAGTCTTTGCAAGATTTACTCTCTGGGCATAACCTTTTGAAAGTGCAGATGCTTTTACGTTTACAACGTCTTTAATTTCTGTAACTTCCACGCTTTTTTTTATGCGGTTATTAATTTCTTCCTTCGAATTGCAGTACAGGGACGCATTAAAGTAAAGAATTTCATTTACTGTAAGATTCTGTTCAAGACAAGGGGTTTCACTTACATAGCCTGCATTACGTCTTATTGATACAGGATCTTCCGTATTGCAGACAAGGACTTTTCCTGTTGTGGGATATTGAAATGCACAGATAATTTTTATTAGCGTAGATTTTCCGGCCCCGTTTTTTCCAAGAATACCGGTTATTTCACCTTTTGACGCAGAAAAATTTATGTTCCGGCACGCTGTTTTTTTTCCTTCGGGAACGGAGTATGTTTTTGTCACTCCGTTAAGGATTACTTCCGGTTGTTTTGATTCAGTCTTCATAGGGAATTTCAAAGTGCATTCTGTCCTTAGTGAGTATGGTTCCCGGATAAACTTCTCTGGCCTGTGCTGCAAGAATCTCAAGATCTTTATCCGTATATCTTGGACTGTAATGAATTAATGCCATTTTCTTTGAGCCCGAATCTCTTGCAATTACGGCACTCTGTCTTGAGGTCATGTGTTTTTTTTCTTTAGCCTGGTCTGCACAGTCATCTGCAAACATTCCTTCACAGATAAGAAGATCTGAACCCTGTACTTCTTTTGCTATGGAAGGAAGATACATAGTATCAGTTACGAAACTGAATTTTCTCCCGCTCCTTGCTTTTCCGACTACCTGTTCCGGTTTTATTTCTATTCCGTCTGAATTTATTATGCTTTCACCTTTCTGCAGTTTTCCCCACAACGGTCCCCTGGGAATATTAAGCCGTTCAGCTTCTTCCGGATTGAATTCCCCCGGGCGGTCTAGTTCTTCCAGTGTATATCCGACACAGACTTTTGTATGTTCAAGGGGAAATGCCCTGACATAAAAACCGTCGCCTTCATACACAACACCAGGGGCTGTTATTTCTTTTACGATTATCGGATAGTTTATGTACATGTCTAAAACTTTCCGGGAAGTTTCAATGTATTCTGCAATTTTCGGAGGTCCAAAAATATACAGCGGTTCAGTCCTGTCTACCTGGGCTGAAAGCATAAGTATGCCTGGAAGTCCAGTTACGTGATCTGCATGAGTATGGGATACAAATATGGCATTTATTTTTTTCCATTTAAGATTAAGACGCTTTAATGAAACTTGAGTTCCTTCTCCGCCGTCAAATAAAAACAAATCTCCATCACGGCGCAGAAGCACCGAAGTAAGGTGTCTGTATGGTAAAGGCATCATTCCGCCGCAACCTAAAACAAAGGCTTCCATGTTCATAATGAGAGAACTTTAACCGAAAAAAGCCTTTTCTTCAACAACGCTTTTGTTTATAATTACGTCTCTGAATAAAGTTTATATCAGAGTCTTTGTTTTTGCGGGAGGAAAAATGATCTGGTTAATCGGTTCCAGAGGAATGCTTGGAAGTGAAATTGCAAACATTCTTACTCAGAAAAATATACCGTGGATTGGCAGTAACAGTGAGGTTGACATAACTGACGTAAATGCCCTGAATAATTTTGCAGACAGTAATGATACTTCTGCCCGTCAGACTGGAAAATCTGTTTCAAAAGGGACAGTTCCCGGAAAAATTAACTGGGTTATAAACTGTGCTGCCTATACAAATGTGGATAAAGCTGAAGAAGAGTCTGAGACAGCCATGAAAGTTAATGCAGAAGGAGCTCTTAATATTGCCCGTACGACCCGTCGAATCGGTGCAAAACTCATACATATTTCGTCAGATTTTGTTTTTGGCGGCAATAAAAATACTCCGTATACGGAAGATGATATACCTGATCCCGTTAACGCATACGGAAAAAGCAAGGCTTTGGGAGAAGATTGCGTTACCAGCGAGATAACCCGGTATTATATTATCCGGACAGGATGGCTTTACGGATTCAACGGAAAAAACTTTGTATACACAATGACTTCCCTGATGAAAAATAACTCTTCTGTAAAAGTTGTCAACGATCAGAAAGGAACTCCTACAAATTGTATAAACCTTGCTTCCTTTGTGTACAGAATAATTGAAACATCAGAAAAGGCTGCCGGCCTGTTTGGAAAAAAATCTGCCCTTCCCTATGGCATTTATAATTTTTCTGATGGCGGAGAAGCCACGTGGTATGATTTTGCAAATGAAATTTACCGGATTGGAAGGAAGCATTCTGTTATTGAAAATGAATGTTCGGTAAATCCTTGTACTTCTCAGGAATTTGAAACTATTGCCAGACGTCCGTCATATTCTGTCCTTGATAAAACTCTGATTCAAAAATCGCTGGGATTAAAACTTTCCGACTGGAAGGACAGTCTTGAACAGTTTATAAAGGATAAGCGCTTTAATCCTTAAAAAAAAGGGGATGACCAATAAGTATGAG
Above is a window of Treponema rectale DNA encoding:
- a CDS encoding ABC transporter ATP-binding protein, translated to MKTESKQPEVILNGVTKTYSVPEGKKTACRNINFSASKGEITGILGKNGAGKSTLIKIICAFQYPTTGKVLVCNTEDPVSIRRNAGYVSETPCLEQNLTVNEILYFNASLYCNSKEEINNRIKKSVEVTEIKDVVNVKASALSKGYAQRVNLAKTLCTDPSVLVLDEFSGGLDPVQTKKLRMEIKKLSAGKTIIISTHSIEEAAFLCDRIYIMKDGLIAANGTQKELQEQTGTDSLENAFIKTVGEEL
- a CDS encoding ribonuclease Z, which gives rise to MNMEAFVLGCGGMMPLPYRHLTSVLLRRDGDLFLFDGGEGTQVSLKRLNLKWKKINAIFVSHTHADHVTGLPGILMLSAQVDRTEPLYIFGPPKIAEYIETSRKVLDMYINYPIIVKEITAPGVVYEGDGFYVRAFPLEHTKVCVGYTLEELDRPGEFNPEEAERLNIPRGPLWGKLQKGESIINSDGIEIKPEQVVGKARSGRKFSFVTDTMYLPSIAKEVQGSDLLICEGMFADDCADQAKEKKHMTSRQSAVIARDSGSKKMALIHYSPRYTDKDLEILAAQAREVYPGTILTKDRMHFEIPYED
- the rfbD gene encoding dTDP-4-dehydrorhamnose reductase yields the protein MIWLIGSRGMLGSEIANILTQKNIPWIGSNSEVDITDVNALNNFADSNDTSARQTGKSVSKGTVPGKINWVINCAAYTNVDKAEEESETAMKVNAEGALNIARTTRRIGAKLIHISSDFVFGGNKNTPYTEDDIPDPVNAYGKSKALGEDCVTSEITRYYIIRTGWLYGFNGKNFVYTMTSLMKNNSSVKVVNDQKGTPTNCINLASFVYRIIETSEKAAGLFGKKSALPYGIYNFSDGGEATWYDFANEIYRIGRKHSVIENECSVNPCTSQEFETIARRPSYSVLDKTLIQKSLGLKLSDWKDSLEQFIKDKRFNP
- a CDS encoding GldG family protein, coding for MERKREPSDRYLFHKTAVTIITAVLLLILSIILIHRFDFTSSKKYTFSELTENTAESVSQPLSVTYYRSQTLLDRYPTLKDTEYLLRQWASLNSNISLEIKEASDTKTKKLLETEGIPAQQIETTTSESESFTTVYSAIVMDYGADRSIIPYLLDPSSLEYNLTRYTANLTERKTDYVMIVCGNGARLDQDYSYMMSYLINQGFTPVEFYISSAVSDRETQPLITDILNSGNIPEAPLIIMGTSEFSKEETDALERYILSGGKAFIATQNYTVNILDGWEIIKGNEYFKRMLFTFGIYLDEDPVCDEQSLKISSAGQAETSLNAINSKSLRYPLWPELSRQKNAPLGLIQFWPSGIVIDEEVSELENYRAEPYLYTSEKSWHLKPYDGKYTTSTSARYTPDEKYFTAVTSAVITKTNKKVPDLIVYGDQYGFNTQILNVISSSVPDFRTLNFLSDSILKLTGREELSELKYKFTQTNTLNKMQNENRSESKNRVYTLIIILPVILNIAAYCAVRFYRRRRFYEKNQY